One region of Ostrinia nubilalis chromosome 14, ilOstNubi1.1, whole genome shotgun sequence genomic DNA includes:
- the LOC135078253 gene encoding collagenase-like codes for MKSAVLFLLVVAAAAAERLQPNTRYHETEGIPRMQEIQRLEEGTDFDGGRIWGGQAVGAGTQPHLARLVITLTTGQLSICGSSLISNTRSVTAAHCWRTNSMQARQFTVVWGSNALMSGGTRVVSTNVVVHPQYNANTLNNDVAVIRHNSVAFNNVINRIALATGSNSFAGTWAVAAGYGRNGDGSGSSNPGKFQANLLVITNDVCRQTFGNTIVASTLCVSTAHGSSTCPGDSGGPLAVGSGNNRQLIGITSFGTQWCARGFPAGFARVTSFASWLSSQ; via the exons ATGAAGTCTGCTGTATTGTTCCTGTTggtggtggcggcggcggcggcggagcggCTGCAGCCCAACACGCGCTACCACGAGACCGAGGGCATCCCGCGCATGCAGGAGATCCAGCGCCTGGAGGAGGGCACGGACTTCGACGGCGGCCGCATCTGGGGCGGCCAGGCCGTGGGCGCCGGCACGCAGCCTCACCTGGCAA GGCTCGTCATCACCTTGACCACTGGACAGTTGTCGATTTGCGGCAGCTCGTTGATCAGCAACACGCGCTCGGTGACGGCGGCGCACTGCTGGCGCACCAACTCCATGCAGGCGCGCCAGTTCACCGTCGTGTGGGGCTCCAACGCGCTGATGTCCGGCGGCACGCGCGTGGTCAGCACCAACGTGGTCGTGCACCCGCAGTACAATGCTAACACCCTGAACAACGACGTGGCTGTCATCAGACACAATTCCGTCGCGTTTAACA ACGTTATCAACCGCATCGCCCTGGCCACCGGCTCGAACAGCTTCGCGGGCACCTGGGCTGTGGCTGCTGGGTACGGCCGCAACGGTGATG GTTCTGGCTCATCCAACCCTGGCAAGTTCCAAGCCAACCTGTTGGTCATCACCAACGACGTGTGCAGACAGACCTTCGGCAACACCATCGTGGCGTCCACGCTGTGCGTGAGCACCGCGCACGGCAGCAGCACCTGCCCCGGCGACTCCGGCGGCCCGCTCGCCGTCGGCTCCGGCAACAACAGGCAACTG ATCGGCATCACCTCGTTCGGCACCCAATGGTGCGCGCGTGGTTTCCCCGCAGGATTCGCTCGTGTCACGTCCTTCGCCTCCTGGTTAAGCAGCCAATGA
- the LOC135078254 gene encoding collagenase-like yields the protein MQSSLLFLLVVAAAAAELLQPNTRYHETEGIPRFLEVQRLEEGSDFDGGRIWGGQAANAGAHPHLGGLQILLTDGRQSICGSSLISNTRSVTAAHCWRTNSMQARQFTVVWGSNRLTTGGTRVVTTNVVVHPQYNANTLNNDVAVIRHNHVNFNNQINRIALATGSNSFAGTWAVAAGFGRTGDGLLASSGTKFQANLLVITNDVCRQTFGNTIVASTLCVSTAHGSSTCPGDSGGPLAVGSGNNRQLIGITSFGTQWCARNFPAGFARVTSFAAWLSSQ from the exons ATGCAGTCGTCCCTCTTGTTCCTGTTggtggtggcggcggcggcggcggagctGCTGCAGCCCAACACGCGCTACCACGAGACCGAGGGCATCCCGCGGTTCCTGGAGGTCCAGCGCCTGGAGGAGGGATCCGACTTCGACGGCGGCAGGATCTGGGGCGGGCAGGCCGCTAATGCCGGAGCCCATCCTCATCTG GGAGGACTGCAAATTCTCCTAACAGATGGAAGGCAATCAATTTGCGGCAGCTCGTTAATCAGCAACACGCGCTCGGTGACGGCGGCGCACTGCTGGCGCACCAACTCCATGCAGGCGCGCCAGTTCACCGTCGTGTGGGGCTCCAACCGCCTGACCACCGGCGGCACGCGAGTGGTCACCACCAACGTGGTCGTGCACCCGCAGTACAATGCTAACACCCTGAACAACGACGTGGCCGTCATCAGGCACAACCACGTCAACTTCAACA ACCAGATCAACCGCATCGCCCTCGCCACCGGCTCGAACAGCTTCGCGGGCACCTGGGCTGTGGCTGCCGGTTTCGGCCGCACTGGTGATG GTTTACTGGCTTCTTCAGGAACAAAGTTCCAAGCCAACCTGTTGGTCATCACCAACGACGTGTGCAGACAGACCTTCGGCAACACCATCGTGGCGTCCACGCTGTGCGTGAGCACCGCGCACGGCAGCAGCACCTGCCCCGGCGACTCCGGCGGCCCGCTCGCCGTCGGCTCCGGCAACAACAGGCAACTG ATTGGCATCACCTCGTTCGGCACCCAGTGGTGCGCTCGCAACTTCCCCGCCGGGTTCGCTCGTGTCACATCCTTTGCTGCCTGGTTGAGCAGCCAGTGA
- the LOC135078255 gene encoding collagenase-like, translating into MQSPVVWFLALAVAAAGAFEAPLLYYHDSAGVARAALIRHRERALDFDGRVAGGQAVSAGAQPHLGGLVIALADGRQSVCGSSLLTSSRAVTAAHCWWDGRNQARQFTVVYGSNRLFSGGVRITTSNVQVHQNWIPTIVMNDVAIIVHNHVAFTNTIRPINLPTGSDSYSGQWAVAAGFGLTADNAQITQNQDKRQVSLQVIGNDVCRGTFGPLILSSTLCTSGAGGRSVCPGDSGGPLAVGSGDSRVLIGITSFGSTEGCTRGLPAAFARVTSFAAWIRARI; encoded by the exons ATGCAGTCGCCCGTGGTGTGGTTCCTGGCGctggcggtggcggcggcgggcgcgttCGAGGCGCCGCTGCTGTACTACCACGACAGCGCGGGCGTGGCGCGCGCCGCGCTCATCCGGCATCGCGAGCGCGCGCTGGACTTCGACGGCAGGGTCGCCGGCGGCCAGGCCGTCAGCGCGGGCGCGCAGCCGCATCTT GGCGGCCTGGTGATCGCGCTGGCCGACGGCAGGCAGTCGGTGTGCGGCTCCTCGTTGCTGACCAGCTCGCGCGCGGTGACGGCGGCGCACTGCTGGTGGGACGGCCGCAACCAGGCGCGCCAGTTCACCGTCGTGTACGGCTCCAACCGCCTGTTCTCGGGCGGCGTGCGCATCACCACCAGCAACGTGCAGGTCCACCAAAACTGGATCCCCACCATCGTTATGAATGATGTCGCTATCATAGTCCATAATCACGTAGCGTTTACCA acACAATCAGACCCATTAACCTGCCTACTGGCTCTGATTCCTACAGCGGACAATGGGCTGTGGCCGCTGGATTCGGTCTCACTGCTGACA ATGCGCAAATTACCCAAAACCAGGACAAGAGGCAGGTGTCGCTGCAGGTGATCGGCAACGACGTGTGCCGCGGCACGTTCGGGCCGCTCATCCTGTCGTCCACGCTGTGCACCAGCGGCGCCGGCGGCCGCAGCGTGTGCCCCGGCGACTCCGGCGGCCCGCTCGCCGTCGGCTCCGGCGACAGCCGCGTGCTG ATCGGTATCACTTCCTTCGGGTCAACTGAGGGCTGCACGCGCGGCCTCCCCGCCGCCTTCGCCCGCGTTACCTCCTTCGCCGCCTGGATACGCGCCAGGATTTAA
- the LOC135078256 gene encoding collagenase-like has product MITVARMKSCVLLLALAALVAAAAAAGLQEPMLFYHSAAGMAEAARIRQHEAALDFDGSRITGGQSVNAGAHPHLGGLVITLTNGQQSVCGSSMLTNNRAVTAAHCWWDGQNQARQFTVVYGSNRLFSGGFRINTSNILMHASYNFRTLHNDVAIIVHQWVAFGTTINRIALPSGTQLNNNFAGQTATAAGYGRTGENVAIGQNQDKRQVSTPVITNAACASTFGSSTVIASTLCTSGAGARSVCPGDSGGPLSVGSGTGRILIGITSFVASAGCARGFPAGFARVTSFNSWILQRL; this is encoded by the exons ATGATAACTGTCGCAAGGATGAAGTCGTGTGTGTTGTTGTTGGCACTGGCGGCGTTGgtggcggctgcggcggcggcgggcctGCAGGAGCCGATGCTGTTCTACCACAGCGCCGCGGGCATGGCGGAGGCGGCGCGCATCAGGCAGCACGAGGCTGCGCTGGACTTCGACGGCTCCCGCATCACCGGCGGCCAGTCCGTCAACGCGGGCGCTCACCCTCACTTG GGCGGGCTTGTGATCACCCTCACCAACGGGCAGCAGTCGGTGTGCGGCTCGTCCATGCTGACCAACAACCGCGCGGTGACGGCGGCGCACTGCTGGTGGGACGGCCAGAACCAGGCGCGCCAGTTCACCGTCGTGTACGGCTCCAACCGCCTGTTCTCCGGCGGCTTCCGCATCAACACCAGCAACATCCTGATGCACGCAAGCTATAACTTCCGCACCCTACATAATGACGTAGCGATCATAGTCCATCAATGGGTTGCCTTCGGAA CTACCATCAACCGCATTGCGTTGCCGAGCGGAACCCAGCTCAACAACAACTTCGCCGGCCAAACAGCGACAGCCGCAGGTTACGGACGCACCGGCGAGA ACGTGGCCATCGGCCAGAACCAGGACAAGCGGCAGGTGAGCACGCCGGTGATCACGAACGCGGCGTGTGCGTCCACGTTCGGCTCCAGCACCGTGATCGCGTCCACGCTGTGCaccagcggcgcgggcgcgcgcaGCGTGTGCCCCGGCGACTCGGGCGGCCCGCTCTCCGTCGGCTCGGGCACCGGCCGCATCCTG ATCGGCATCACGTCGTTCGTGGCGAGCGCGGGCTGCGCGCGCGGCTTCCCCGCCGGGTTCGCGCGGGTCACATCCTTCAACTCCTGGATCCTGCAGCGACTATAA